From one Trifolium pratense cultivar HEN17-A07 linkage group LG1, ARS_RC_1.1, whole genome shotgun sequence genomic stretch:
- the LOC123903289 gene encoding protein TRANSPARENT TESTA 9-like isoform X2 — MVVTKLKNHYQTIQPFTFPFSFFILQCKTPTPFLSLHIPQRDLIVRFILIPLLTVTMFTSFWRSIDRFSVQHFRCVISELQKIKVVNEHNREFVVDLLQCIVEIVTYGDRQDPLIFECFMEYQVLAEFVRMLKTNENSKIEAPLLQYLSIMIQNMDNEQAIYYCFSNGYINSIISHPYKFDGGDLASYYVSFLRAISGKISKDTLCLLVKVHGDAVVSFPLYTEALRFAHHEEKMIQTAIRSLVLNICNVSDDMVYQFILTPPVSEYFSDLVHRLRDLCFCLDVILHDKGEMENQKRRNGLILQSDKIVDELYYFKDILSVGKPHLTGLVTENLLNGLVFPVLISLLVLKNNDESGLSAVTSLYIVSRLLQVVGGRSMINNVACVIFFYHFLNLNVRIRSDGNATDGHDDIKPFVKCFSEIESTICYAPELNGAESITGNYLGAHGEDVMSGFSADEICSKRRGILEFVFSEDCSLLLPSVSLLLILAESKDLDSRISPMIGLYGTGNVMLQANGASTSKPADGSIFRFMPMIVNALLKVLAFQQSLSAMMQWHVGWCLRKLLNFNREGLNSDNLLLFTTSYDQSRARFLKELDGIWFDHIPDALRNEWESCLRALEQSSQYKDPLFMLELVLHQQSTNGETSSYFAWQRMDNAIKAFILHFQLNTFIFKSVLVEKPLLNTIPSSTNDFGANRTSDVSSASFGSNVSLECGIPCRIAFSNSEIRDVYVIPMAYGMIGKLLLAEKHPFRSRHGVVIAIAPLAGLCPKIEVDHPSWLLLRIRNFDPQFYTIKARENNLSMPDQLKDGRWILGFPNAKACEEAQLAILNEVTKQRSAVEYILDPLLQKDLGLAVDKGS; from the exons ATGGTTGTTACCAAACTCAAAAACCACTATCAAACAATTCAACCATTCACTTTTcccttttcctttttcattctacAATGCAAAACACCAACACCATTTCTCAGCCTTCACATTCCACAACGAGATCTCATCGTTCGCTTCATTCTCATTCCTCTTCTCACCGTCACCATGTTCACCTCTTTCTGGCGATCCATCGATCGCTTCTCCGTTCAACACTTCAG ATGTGTAATTAGTGAATTGCAGAAAATCAAAGTTGTGAACGAGCATAACAGG gaatTTGTGGTTGATTTATTGCAGTGTATTGTGGAGATAGTAACCTATGGTGATAGACAAGATCCGTTGATTTTTGA ATGTTTCATGGAGTACCAAGTGCTTGCGGAGTTTGTTCGCATGCTTAAGACCAATGAAAATTCAAAGATTGAGGCACCGCTGCTGCAGTATCTGAGCATAATGATTCAAAACATGGATAATGAACAAGCAATTT ACTATTGCTTCAGCAATGGTTATATTAACAGCATTATTTCACATCCCTACAAATTTGACGGGGGAGACTTAGCTTCGTACTATGTGTCTTTTCTAAG GGCAATTAGTGGTAAAATAAGTAAGGACACACTTTGCCTCCTTGTGAAGGTTCATGGG GATGCTGTAGTCTCCTTTCCCTTGTACACAGAGGCTTTAAGATTTGCTCATCACGAGGAAAAGATGATTCAAACAGCAATACGTTCATTGGTTCTCAATATATGCAATG TTAGTGATGACATGGTATATCAATTTATATTGACTCCTCCAGTTTCCGAATATTTCTCTGACCTAGTTCATAGATTAAGAGATCTATGCTTCTGCTTAGACGTTATTCTCCATGATAAAGG GGAGATGGAGaatcaaaaaagaagaaatgggCTGATTCTTCAATCTGATAAAATTGTGGACGAACTGTACTACTTCAAAGACATTCTTAGTGTTGGCAAGCCACATTTGACAGGACTGGTTACTGAAAATCTGCTGAATGGACTTGTGTTTCCTGTACTAATCTCATTACTAGTTTTGAAGAATAATGAT GAGTCAGGTTTATCTGCTGTCACTTCACTATATATTGTATCCCGCCTTCTTCAAGTTGTTGGTGGAAGAAGCATGATTAATAATGTGGCATGTGTCATattcttttatcattttttgaaCTTAAATGTGAGAATTCGAAGTGATGGGAATGCTACTGATGGCCATGATGACATTAAACCTTTTGTAAAGTGCTTTAGTGAAATTGAAAGTACTATATGTTATGCTCCAGAGTTAAATGGAGCTGAGAGCATCACTGGGAACTATTTAGGTGCTCATGGGGAAGATGTCATGTCTGGTTTTAGTGCCGATGAAATTTGTTCCAAAAG GAGAGGAATACTTGAATTTGTTTTCTCTGAGGATTGCAGCCTATTGTTGCCATCTGTATCTCTGTTGCTCATTTTGGCAGAAAGtaaag ATCTTGATTCTAGAATATCTCCAATGATAGGACTATATGGGACTGGGAATGTTATG TTGCAAGCTAATGGTGCGTCAACTTCTAAGCCTGCGGATGGTAGTATCTTTAGATTTATGCCTATG ATTGTAAATGCCCTCCTGAAGGTTTTAGCTTTCCAGCAATCCCTCTCTGCAATGATGCAATGGCATGTTGGATGGTGCTTACGAAAGCTACTTAACTTCAACAGAGAGGGACTTAATAGTGATAATCTCCTCCTTTTCACT ACTTCATATGATCAGTCTCGTGCACGCTTTCTGAAAGAACTTGATGGAATTTGGTTTGATCATATTCCAGATGCTCTCAGAAATGAATGGGAAAGTTGTTTAAGAG CTCTTGAACAATCTTCCCAATATAAAGATCCATTATTTATGTTGGAGCTTGTTCTTCACCAACAATCTACCAACG GAGAAACATCTTCATATTTTGCTTGGCAAAGGATGGATAATGCAATCaag GCATTCATTCTTCACTTCCAGCTGAACAcatttattttcaaaagtgTATTGGTTGAGAAGCCATTGTTGAACACTATTCCCAGTTCTACCAATGATTTTGGAGCAAACCGAACTTCAGATGTTTCATCTGCTAGCTTTGGGTCCAATGTTTCTTTGG AATGTGGAATTCCATGTCGGATTGCATTTTCAAATTCTGAAATTAGGGATGTATATGTAATACCAATGGCATATGGAATGATCGGAAAGTTACTTCTTGCAGAGAAACACCCATTCCGCAGTCGACATGGAGTTGTGATTGCAATTGCTCCACTGGCAGGGTTATGT CCTAAAATTGAAGTAGACCATCCCTCGTGGTTGCTTCTTCGAATAAGAAATTTTGACCCGCAGTTTTATACAATTAAAGCTAGAGAAAACAACCTGAGCATGCCTGATCAATTGAAAGATGGGAGATGGATTCTCGGTTTCCCGAATGCAAAAGCATGCGAGGAAGCTCAATTGGCGATTCTAAATGAAGTTACCAAGCAGAGATCAGCCGTGGAGTACATTCTTGATCCGTTACTTCAGAAAGATCTTGGATTAGCTGTAGACAAAGGTAGTTAA
- the LOC123903289 gene encoding protein TRANSPARENT TESTA 9-like isoform X1: MVVTKLKNHYQTIQPFTFPFSFFILQCKTPTPFLSLHIPQRDLIVRFILIPLLTVTMFTSFWRSIDRFSVQHFRCVISELQKIKVVNEHNREFVVDLLQCIVEIVTYGDRQDPLIFECFMEYQVLAEFVRMLKTNENSKIEAPLLQYLSIMIQNMDNEQAIYYCFSNGYINSIISHPYKFDGGDLASYYVSFLRAISGKISKDTLCLLVKVHGDAVVSFPLYTEALRFAHHEEKMIQTAIRSLVLNICNVSDDMVYQFILTPPVSEYFSDLVHRLRDLCFCLDVILHDKGREMENQKRRNGLILQSDKIVDELYYFKDILSVGKPHLTGLVTENLLNGLVFPVLISLLVLKNNDESGLSAVTSLYIVSRLLQVVGGRSMINNVACVIFFYHFLNLNVRIRSDGNATDGHDDIKPFVKCFSEIESTICYAPELNGAESITGNYLGAHGEDVMSGFSADEICSKRRGILEFVFSEDCSLLLPSVSLLLILAESKDLDSRISPMIGLYGTGNVMLQANGASTSKPADGSIFRFMPMIVNALLKVLAFQQSLSAMMQWHVGWCLRKLLNFNREGLNSDNLLLFTTSYDQSRARFLKELDGIWFDHIPDALRNEWESCLRALEQSSQYKDPLFMLELVLHQQSTNGETSSYFAWQRMDNAIKAFILHFQLNTFIFKSVLVEKPLLNTIPSSTNDFGANRTSDVSSASFGSNVSLECGIPCRIAFSNSEIRDVYVIPMAYGMIGKLLLAEKHPFRSRHGVVIAIAPLAGLCPKIEVDHPSWLLLRIRNFDPQFYTIKARENNLSMPDQLKDGRWILGFPNAKACEEAQLAILNEVTKQRSAVEYILDPLLQKDLGLAVDKGS, translated from the exons ATGGTTGTTACCAAACTCAAAAACCACTATCAAACAATTCAACCATTCACTTTTcccttttcctttttcattctacAATGCAAAACACCAACACCATTTCTCAGCCTTCACATTCCACAACGAGATCTCATCGTTCGCTTCATTCTCATTCCTCTTCTCACCGTCACCATGTTCACCTCTTTCTGGCGATCCATCGATCGCTTCTCCGTTCAACACTTCAG ATGTGTAATTAGTGAATTGCAGAAAATCAAAGTTGTGAACGAGCATAACAGG gaatTTGTGGTTGATTTATTGCAGTGTATTGTGGAGATAGTAACCTATGGTGATAGACAAGATCCGTTGATTTTTGA ATGTTTCATGGAGTACCAAGTGCTTGCGGAGTTTGTTCGCATGCTTAAGACCAATGAAAATTCAAAGATTGAGGCACCGCTGCTGCAGTATCTGAGCATAATGATTCAAAACATGGATAATGAACAAGCAATTT ACTATTGCTTCAGCAATGGTTATATTAACAGCATTATTTCACATCCCTACAAATTTGACGGGGGAGACTTAGCTTCGTACTATGTGTCTTTTCTAAG GGCAATTAGTGGTAAAATAAGTAAGGACACACTTTGCCTCCTTGTGAAGGTTCATGGG GATGCTGTAGTCTCCTTTCCCTTGTACACAGAGGCTTTAAGATTTGCTCATCACGAGGAAAAGATGATTCAAACAGCAATACGTTCATTGGTTCTCAATATATGCAATG TTAGTGATGACATGGTATATCAATTTATATTGACTCCTCCAGTTTCCGAATATTTCTCTGACCTAGTTCATAGATTAAGAGATCTATGCTTCTGCTTAGACGTTATTCTCCATGATAAAGG CAGGGAGATGGAGaatcaaaaaagaagaaatgggCTGATTCTTCAATCTGATAAAATTGTGGACGAACTGTACTACTTCAAAGACATTCTTAGTGTTGGCAAGCCACATTTGACAGGACTGGTTACTGAAAATCTGCTGAATGGACTTGTGTTTCCTGTACTAATCTCATTACTAGTTTTGAAGAATAATGAT GAGTCAGGTTTATCTGCTGTCACTTCACTATATATTGTATCCCGCCTTCTTCAAGTTGTTGGTGGAAGAAGCATGATTAATAATGTGGCATGTGTCATattcttttatcattttttgaaCTTAAATGTGAGAATTCGAAGTGATGGGAATGCTACTGATGGCCATGATGACATTAAACCTTTTGTAAAGTGCTTTAGTGAAATTGAAAGTACTATATGTTATGCTCCAGAGTTAAATGGAGCTGAGAGCATCACTGGGAACTATTTAGGTGCTCATGGGGAAGATGTCATGTCTGGTTTTAGTGCCGATGAAATTTGTTCCAAAAG GAGAGGAATACTTGAATTTGTTTTCTCTGAGGATTGCAGCCTATTGTTGCCATCTGTATCTCTGTTGCTCATTTTGGCAGAAAGtaaag ATCTTGATTCTAGAATATCTCCAATGATAGGACTATATGGGACTGGGAATGTTATG TTGCAAGCTAATGGTGCGTCAACTTCTAAGCCTGCGGATGGTAGTATCTTTAGATTTATGCCTATG ATTGTAAATGCCCTCCTGAAGGTTTTAGCTTTCCAGCAATCCCTCTCTGCAATGATGCAATGGCATGTTGGATGGTGCTTACGAAAGCTACTTAACTTCAACAGAGAGGGACTTAATAGTGATAATCTCCTCCTTTTCACT ACTTCATATGATCAGTCTCGTGCACGCTTTCTGAAAGAACTTGATGGAATTTGGTTTGATCATATTCCAGATGCTCTCAGAAATGAATGGGAAAGTTGTTTAAGAG CTCTTGAACAATCTTCCCAATATAAAGATCCATTATTTATGTTGGAGCTTGTTCTTCACCAACAATCTACCAACG GAGAAACATCTTCATATTTTGCTTGGCAAAGGATGGATAATGCAATCaag GCATTCATTCTTCACTTCCAGCTGAACAcatttattttcaaaagtgTATTGGTTGAGAAGCCATTGTTGAACACTATTCCCAGTTCTACCAATGATTTTGGAGCAAACCGAACTTCAGATGTTTCATCTGCTAGCTTTGGGTCCAATGTTTCTTTGG AATGTGGAATTCCATGTCGGATTGCATTTTCAAATTCTGAAATTAGGGATGTATATGTAATACCAATGGCATATGGAATGATCGGAAAGTTACTTCTTGCAGAGAAACACCCATTCCGCAGTCGACATGGAGTTGTGATTGCAATTGCTCCACTGGCAGGGTTATGT CCTAAAATTGAAGTAGACCATCCCTCGTGGTTGCTTCTTCGAATAAGAAATTTTGACCCGCAGTTTTATACAATTAAAGCTAGAGAAAACAACCTGAGCATGCCTGATCAATTGAAAGATGGGAGATGGATTCTCGGTTTCCCGAATGCAAAAGCATGCGAGGAAGCTCAATTGGCGATTCTAAATGAAGTTACCAAGCAGAGATCAGCCGTGGAGTACATTCTTGATCCGTTACTTCAGAAAGATCTTGGATTAGCTGTAGACAAAGGTAGTTAA
- the LOC123903289 gene encoding protein TRANSPARENT TESTA 9-like isoform X6, translated as MVVTKLKNHYQTIQPFTFPFSFFILQCKTPTPFLSLHIPQRDLIVRFILIPLLTVTMFTSFWRSIDRFSVQHFRCVISELQKIKVVNEHNREFVVDLLQCIVEIVTYGDRQDPLIFECFMEYQVLAEFVRMLKTNENSKIEAPLLQYLSIMIQNMDNEQAIYYCFSNGYINSIISHPYKFDGGDLASYYVSFLRAISGKISKDTLCLLVKVHGDAVVSFPLYTEALRFAHHEEKMIQTAIRSLVLNICNVSDDMVYQFILTPPVSEYFSDLVHRLRDLCFCLDVILHDKGREMENQKRRNGLILQSDKIVDELYYFKDILSVGKPHLTGLVTENLLNGLVFPVLISLLVLKNNDESGLSAVTSLYIVSRLLQVVGGRSMINNVACVIFFYHFLNLNVRIRSDGNATDGHDDIKPFVKCFSEIESTICYAPELNGAESITGNYLGAHGEDVMSGFSADEICSKRRGILEFVFSEDCSLLLPSVSLLLILAESKDLDSRISPMIGLYGTGNVMLQANGASTSKPADGSIFRFMPMIVNALLKVLAFQQSLSAMMQWHVGWCLRKLLNFNREGLNSDNLLLFTTSYDQSRARFLKELDGIWFDHIPDALRNEWESCLRALEQSSQYKDPLFMLELVLHQQSTNGETSSYFAWQRMDNAIKVHPWSSAQHMLF; from the exons ATGGTTGTTACCAAACTCAAAAACCACTATCAAACAATTCAACCATTCACTTTTcccttttcctttttcattctacAATGCAAAACACCAACACCATTTCTCAGCCTTCACATTCCACAACGAGATCTCATCGTTCGCTTCATTCTCATTCCTCTTCTCACCGTCACCATGTTCACCTCTTTCTGGCGATCCATCGATCGCTTCTCCGTTCAACACTTCAG ATGTGTAATTAGTGAATTGCAGAAAATCAAAGTTGTGAACGAGCATAACAGG gaatTTGTGGTTGATTTATTGCAGTGTATTGTGGAGATAGTAACCTATGGTGATAGACAAGATCCGTTGATTTTTGA ATGTTTCATGGAGTACCAAGTGCTTGCGGAGTTTGTTCGCATGCTTAAGACCAATGAAAATTCAAAGATTGAGGCACCGCTGCTGCAGTATCTGAGCATAATGATTCAAAACATGGATAATGAACAAGCAATTT ACTATTGCTTCAGCAATGGTTATATTAACAGCATTATTTCACATCCCTACAAATTTGACGGGGGAGACTTAGCTTCGTACTATGTGTCTTTTCTAAG GGCAATTAGTGGTAAAATAAGTAAGGACACACTTTGCCTCCTTGTGAAGGTTCATGGG GATGCTGTAGTCTCCTTTCCCTTGTACACAGAGGCTTTAAGATTTGCTCATCACGAGGAAAAGATGATTCAAACAGCAATACGTTCATTGGTTCTCAATATATGCAATG TTAGTGATGACATGGTATATCAATTTATATTGACTCCTCCAGTTTCCGAATATTTCTCTGACCTAGTTCATAGATTAAGAGATCTATGCTTCTGCTTAGACGTTATTCTCCATGATAAAGG CAGGGAGATGGAGaatcaaaaaagaagaaatgggCTGATTCTTCAATCTGATAAAATTGTGGACGAACTGTACTACTTCAAAGACATTCTTAGTGTTGGCAAGCCACATTTGACAGGACTGGTTACTGAAAATCTGCTGAATGGACTTGTGTTTCCTGTACTAATCTCATTACTAGTTTTGAAGAATAATGAT GAGTCAGGTTTATCTGCTGTCACTTCACTATATATTGTATCCCGCCTTCTTCAAGTTGTTGGTGGAAGAAGCATGATTAATAATGTGGCATGTGTCATattcttttatcattttttgaaCTTAAATGTGAGAATTCGAAGTGATGGGAATGCTACTGATGGCCATGATGACATTAAACCTTTTGTAAAGTGCTTTAGTGAAATTGAAAGTACTATATGTTATGCTCCAGAGTTAAATGGAGCTGAGAGCATCACTGGGAACTATTTAGGTGCTCATGGGGAAGATGTCATGTCTGGTTTTAGTGCCGATGAAATTTGTTCCAAAAG GAGAGGAATACTTGAATTTGTTTTCTCTGAGGATTGCAGCCTATTGTTGCCATCTGTATCTCTGTTGCTCATTTTGGCAGAAAGtaaag ATCTTGATTCTAGAATATCTCCAATGATAGGACTATATGGGACTGGGAATGTTATG TTGCAAGCTAATGGTGCGTCAACTTCTAAGCCTGCGGATGGTAGTATCTTTAGATTTATGCCTATG ATTGTAAATGCCCTCCTGAAGGTTTTAGCTTTCCAGCAATCCCTCTCTGCAATGATGCAATGGCATGTTGGATGGTGCTTACGAAAGCTACTTAACTTCAACAGAGAGGGACTTAATAGTGATAATCTCCTCCTTTTCACT ACTTCATATGATCAGTCTCGTGCACGCTTTCTGAAAGAACTTGATGGAATTTGGTTTGATCATATTCCAGATGCTCTCAGAAATGAATGGGAAAGTTGTTTAAGAG CTCTTGAACAATCTTCCCAATATAAAGATCCATTATTTATGTTGGAGCTTGTTCTTCACCAACAATCTACCAACG GAGAAACATCTTCATATTTTGCTTGGCAAAGGATGGATAATGCAATCaag GTACATCCCTGGTCTAGTGCTCAACATATGCTTTTTTGA
- the LOC123903289 gene encoding protein TRANSPARENT TESTA 9-like isoform X3, which yields MQNTNTISQPSHSTTRSHRSLHSHSSSHRHHVHLFLAIHRSLLRSTLQEFVVDLLQCIVEIVTYGDRQDPLIFECFMEYQVLAEFVRMLKTNENSKIEAPLLQYLSIMIQNMDNEQAIYYCFSNGYINSIISHPYKFDGGDLASYYVSFLRAISGKISKDTLCLLVKVHGDAVVSFPLYTEALRFAHHEEKMIQTAIRSLVLNICNVSDDMVYQFILTPPVSEYFSDLVHRLRDLCFCLDVILHDKGREMENQKRRNGLILQSDKIVDELYYFKDILSVGKPHLTGLVTENLLNGLVFPVLISLLVLKNNDESGLSAVTSLYIVSRLLQVVGGRSMINNVACVIFFYHFLNLNVRIRSDGNATDGHDDIKPFVKCFSEIESTICYAPELNGAESITGNYLGAHGEDVMSGFSADEICSKRRGILEFVFSEDCSLLLPSVSLLLILAESKDLDSRISPMIGLYGTGNVMLQANGASTSKPADGSIFRFMPMIVNALLKVLAFQQSLSAMMQWHVGWCLRKLLNFNREGLNSDNLLLFTTSYDQSRARFLKELDGIWFDHIPDALRNEWESCLRALEQSSQYKDPLFMLELVLHQQSTNGETSSYFAWQRMDNAIKAFILHFQLNTFIFKSVLVEKPLLNTIPSSTNDFGANRTSDVSSASFGSNVSLECGIPCRIAFSNSEIRDVYVIPMAYGMIGKLLLAEKHPFRSRHGVVIAIAPLAGLCPKIEVDHPSWLLLRIRNFDPQFYTIKARENNLSMPDQLKDGRWILGFPNAKACEEAQLAILNEVTKQRSAVEYILDPLLQKDLGLAVDKGS from the exons ATGCAAAACACCAACACCATTTCTCAGCCTTCACATTCCACAACGAGATCTCATCGTTCGCTTCATTCTCATTCCTCTTCTCACCGTCACCATGTTCACCTCTTTCTGGCGATCCATCGATCGCTTCTCCGTTCAACACTTCAG gaatTTGTGGTTGATTTATTGCAGTGTATTGTGGAGATAGTAACCTATGGTGATAGACAAGATCCGTTGATTTTTGA ATGTTTCATGGAGTACCAAGTGCTTGCGGAGTTTGTTCGCATGCTTAAGACCAATGAAAATTCAAAGATTGAGGCACCGCTGCTGCAGTATCTGAGCATAATGATTCAAAACATGGATAATGAACAAGCAATTT ACTATTGCTTCAGCAATGGTTATATTAACAGCATTATTTCACATCCCTACAAATTTGACGGGGGAGACTTAGCTTCGTACTATGTGTCTTTTCTAAG GGCAATTAGTGGTAAAATAAGTAAGGACACACTTTGCCTCCTTGTGAAGGTTCATGGG GATGCTGTAGTCTCCTTTCCCTTGTACACAGAGGCTTTAAGATTTGCTCATCACGAGGAAAAGATGATTCAAACAGCAATACGTTCATTGGTTCTCAATATATGCAATG TTAGTGATGACATGGTATATCAATTTATATTGACTCCTCCAGTTTCCGAATATTTCTCTGACCTAGTTCATAGATTAAGAGATCTATGCTTCTGCTTAGACGTTATTCTCCATGATAAAGG CAGGGAGATGGAGaatcaaaaaagaagaaatgggCTGATTCTTCAATCTGATAAAATTGTGGACGAACTGTACTACTTCAAAGACATTCTTAGTGTTGGCAAGCCACATTTGACAGGACTGGTTACTGAAAATCTGCTGAATGGACTTGTGTTTCCTGTACTAATCTCATTACTAGTTTTGAAGAATAATGAT GAGTCAGGTTTATCTGCTGTCACTTCACTATATATTGTATCCCGCCTTCTTCAAGTTGTTGGTGGAAGAAGCATGATTAATAATGTGGCATGTGTCATattcttttatcattttttgaaCTTAAATGTGAGAATTCGAAGTGATGGGAATGCTACTGATGGCCATGATGACATTAAACCTTTTGTAAAGTGCTTTAGTGAAATTGAAAGTACTATATGTTATGCTCCAGAGTTAAATGGAGCTGAGAGCATCACTGGGAACTATTTAGGTGCTCATGGGGAAGATGTCATGTCTGGTTTTAGTGCCGATGAAATTTGTTCCAAAAG GAGAGGAATACTTGAATTTGTTTTCTCTGAGGATTGCAGCCTATTGTTGCCATCTGTATCTCTGTTGCTCATTTTGGCAGAAAGtaaag ATCTTGATTCTAGAATATCTCCAATGATAGGACTATATGGGACTGGGAATGTTATG TTGCAAGCTAATGGTGCGTCAACTTCTAAGCCTGCGGATGGTAGTATCTTTAGATTTATGCCTATG ATTGTAAATGCCCTCCTGAAGGTTTTAGCTTTCCAGCAATCCCTCTCTGCAATGATGCAATGGCATGTTGGATGGTGCTTACGAAAGCTACTTAACTTCAACAGAGAGGGACTTAATAGTGATAATCTCCTCCTTTTCACT ACTTCATATGATCAGTCTCGTGCACGCTTTCTGAAAGAACTTGATGGAATTTGGTTTGATCATATTCCAGATGCTCTCAGAAATGAATGGGAAAGTTGTTTAAGAG CTCTTGAACAATCTTCCCAATATAAAGATCCATTATTTATGTTGGAGCTTGTTCTTCACCAACAATCTACCAACG GAGAAACATCTTCATATTTTGCTTGGCAAAGGATGGATAATGCAATCaag GCATTCATTCTTCACTTCCAGCTGAACAcatttattttcaaaagtgTATTGGTTGAGAAGCCATTGTTGAACACTATTCCCAGTTCTACCAATGATTTTGGAGCAAACCGAACTTCAGATGTTTCATCTGCTAGCTTTGGGTCCAATGTTTCTTTGG AATGTGGAATTCCATGTCGGATTGCATTTTCAAATTCTGAAATTAGGGATGTATATGTAATACCAATGGCATATGGAATGATCGGAAAGTTACTTCTTGCAGAGAAACACCCATTCCGCAGTCGACATGGAGTTGTGATTGCAATTGCTCCACTGGCAGGGTTATGT CCTAAAATTGAAGTAGACCATCCCTCGTGGTTGCTTCTTCGAATAAGAAATTTTGACCCGCAGTTTTATACAATTAAAGCTAGAGAAAACAACCTGAGCATGCCTGATCAATTGAAAGATGGGAGATGGATTCTCGGTTTCCCGAATGCAAAAGCATGCGAGGAAGCTCAATTGGCGATTCTAAATGAAGTTACCAAGCAGAGATCAGCCGTGGAGTACATTCTTGATCCGTTACTTCAGAAAGATCTTGGATTAGCTGTAGACAAAGGTAGTTAA